Proteins co-encoded in one Flavivirga eckloniae genomic window:
- a CDS encoding phosphatase PAP2 family protein, producing MIDQLLKHDTELFLFLNNLGAEPWDNLWLIITNKLTFIPLYALLLFLLYKKFGLKSLLVFVVVVALMITFTDQITNVFKRGFQRPRPCGEADLIDQMRFIAVRCGKYGFFSGHSSNSMAAAVFAGLMLKQHYKNLIFILLFWSAVVAYSRIYVGVHYPLDIVCGLTFGAISGFLFYKLGQYLLKRFITS from the coding sequence ATGATCGACCAGCTTTTAAAACACGACACAGAATTATTTTTGTTTTTAAATAATTTAGGCGCCGAACCTTGGGATAATTTATGGTTAATAATAACAAATAAGCTTACGTTTATACCATTATATGCCCTGTTACTGTTTTTGCTTTATAAAAAGTTTGGATTAAAATCATTGCTAGTGTTTGTCGTGGTTGTAGCGTTAATGATAACGTTTACAGACCAAATTACTAATGTATTTAAACGAGGCTTTCAACGCCCTAGACCTTGCGGAGAAGCAGACTTAATAGATCAAATGCGCTTTATTGCAGTACGTTGTGGAAAATACGGGTTCTTTTCCGGGCATTCATCTAACTCTATGGCGGCAGCTGTTTTTGCAGGTTTAATGTTAAAACAACACTATAAGAACCTTATTTTTATTTTACTTTTTTGGAGTGCCGTAGTAGCATACAGCAGGATTTATGTAGGCGTGCATTACCCCTTGGATATTGTATGTGGATTAACCTTTGGTGCAATTTCCGGATTTCTGTTTTATAAATTAGGTCAGTACCTTCTTAAACGATTTATAACGTCTTAA
- a CDS encoding TolB family protein — protein MKSICSLILVFNIFLGFTQQTTKPFIPEVVKQFPNVRDLAISPNGKEIMFTAQSVMGNLSAIITVKKEGNTWSSPQVASFSGRYFDLEPFFSPDGLKIYFASTRVIDPTSNKPKDFDIWYAERETLNSDWSQPINMGSPINTEHGEFYPSIADNGNFYFTRDDPNLKRKDDIYMSTYTNGNYSEPKVLPDTVNSEGYEYNAFIAPDESYIIYGCYKRKDGFGSGDLYISYHLDGNWTPAKNLGNTINTNKMDYCPFVSNSTNTLYFTSKQDNTKVDFENPLSIDALLKEFDKPDNGSSRLYKVPMNELPKNE, from the coding sequence ATGAAATCCATATGCTCTCTTATTCTTGTTTTTAATATTTTTTTAGGCTTTACGCAACAAACCACAAAACCTTTTATTCCTGAAGTTGTTAAACAATTTCCAAACGTTCGAGATTTAGCAATCTCTCCTAACGGAAAAGAGATTATGTTTACTGCGCAGAGTGTTATGGGAAATCTATCTGCTATAATAACCGTGAAAAAAGAGGGTAACACCTGGAGCAGTCCGCAAGTTGCTTCCTTTTCTGGTCGGTATTTTGATTTGGAGCCCTTTTTCTCTCCTGATGGTTTAAAAATTTATTTTGCTTCTACAAGAGTCATAGATCCAACATCGAATAAACCCAAAGACTTTGATATTTGGTATGCAGAACGAGAAACACTTAACAGCGATTGGTCGCAGCCTATAAACATGGGCAGTCCTATTAATACAGAACATGGTGAATTTTATCCTTCGATAGCCGATAATGGTAATTTTTATTTTACAAGAGATGATCCAAATTTAAAACGCAAGGACGATATTTATATGAGTACATATACGAACGGAAACTATTCCGAACCTAAAGTATTACCAGATACCGTTAACTCCGAAGGTTACGAATACAATGCTTTTATAGCTCCAGACGAGTCCTATATAATTTATGGTTGCTATAAAAGAAAAGATGGTTTTGGCAGTGGCGATTTATATATTAGTTACCATCTTGATGGCAATTGGACACCGGCAAAAAACTTAGGAAATACCATAAACACTAATAAAATGGATTACTGTCCTTTTGTTAGCAACAGTACGAATACGCTATACTTTACTAGCAAACAGGATAACACCAAAGTAGATTTTGAAAATCCATTGTCAATCGATGCCTTATTAAAAGAGTTTGATAAACCAGATAACGGTTCAAGTAGATTGTATAAGGTTCCTATGAACGAATTGCCTAAAAATGAATAA
- a CDS encoding NAD(P)H-dependent flavin oxidoreductase codes for MSNSITQLFNIEYPIIQAGMIWNSGWRLASAASNSGILGLIGAGSMYPDVLREHIQKCKKATDKPFGVNVPMLYPNIEEIMNIIVEEGVKIVFTSAGNPKTWTSWLQERNITVVHVVSSVKFAIKAQEAGVNAIVAEGFEAGGHNGRDETTTLTLIPMVKEHINIPLIAAGGIATGKAMLATMILGADGVQVGSRFVASEESSAHDAFKKVVVDAKEGATQLTLKELAPVRLIKNKFFNDVQALYKTGPTVEELKTLLGRARAKKGMFEGELEEGELEIGQIAGLIHDIKPVSQIVKDMIQEFEAAKKVVAGL; via the coding sequence ATGAGCAATAGCATTACGCAATTATTCAATATTGAATATCCCATTATTCAAGCAGGTATGATTTGGAATAGTGGGTGGCGATTGGCTTCGGCTGCAAGTAATTCAGGTATTTTAGGGTTAATAGGTGCGGGATCTATGTATCCTGATGTTTTACGGGAACACATTCAAAAATGTAAAAAAGCTACCGATAAACCTTTTGGGGTTAATGTTCCTATGCTGTACCCCAATATTGAGGAAATCATGAATATAATTGTAGAAGAAGGCGTTAAGATCGTGTTTACTTCTGCAGGAAATCCAAAAACATGGACTTCGTGGTTACAGGAACGTAACATTACTGTAGTACATGTTGTGAGTAGTGTAAAGTTTGCTATAAAGGCTCAAGAAGCTGGTGTTAATGCTATTGTAGCCGAAGGTTTTGAAGCAGGGGGACATAATGGTAGAGATGAAACGACCACATTAACACTTATTCCAATGGTTAAAGAACATATTAATATTCCTTTAATTGCGGCAGGAGGTATAGCTACAGGAAAAGCCATGTTGGCAACTATGATTTTGGGAGCCGATGGTGTACAAGTGGGAAGTCGGTTTGTTGCCAGTGAAGAAAGCTCTGCACATGATGCGTTTAAAAAAGTAGTGGTTGATGCCAAGGAAGGAGCAACCCAATTAACACTAAAGGAATTAGCGCCTGTACGTTTAATAAAGAATAAGTTTTTTAACGATGTACAAGCATTATACAAAACAGGCCCAACAGTTGAAGAACTTAAAACCTTACTAGGGCGTGCAAGAGCTAAAAAAGGCATGTTTGAAGGCGAATTGGAAGAAGGCGAATTAGAAATTGGACAAATTGCTGGCTTGATTCATGATATTAAACCAGTATCACAAATTGTTAAAGACATGATACAGGAATTTGAAGCAGCTAAAAAAGTGGTTGCTGGTTTGTAA
- a CDS encoding T9SS type A sorting domain-containing protein, producing MIKKTTTILKVFLLLLFTTNTFSQNFEWANRIGSATHDEGEEVVVDNNGNVYAIGYFKGILEFDQPNIPQLESNGDRDILIQKMDSNGSLIWAKHIGGTEEDLAASMVIDNSDNLYITGSFRGTMDFDPGTGQTLLSSQGEEDIFVLKMNSDGDLLWAKGIGGTGKDGGNNLALDSAGYVYTTGEYVGSVDFDLGAGEAILTTTARLSFFMQKLDTKGNLIWAKDFGFTPEGAIAISANGDIYRTGYYSGTVDFDPGAGETILSPVSTPNAPGPLPDAFIQKLDANADLIWVKSYGGPGFEVGASIGLDANGYVYTTGGFEGTIDFDLGPKQVFLTAKANNPHFWLQTMFIQKLDEDGNLIWAKASDVTPDVSMKIDDNGNIYRTGYFLGTQDFDPGSATVSLTTKGGAQGDLYDGDTFIQKLDTNGNFVWVSSVGGKRDDFSYSIALDGNNIYTTGFFGDTVDFNPEIGSFDLKAKGSGDIFVQKLSEVVKGTGSEEDEMPIVFPNPADKILHLSMPDCQVADKDGQITILDANGIVIPITPIVSKNSKACLDFEVRELVPGLYFVKIRKGDQVTILRFIKK from the coding sequence ATGATTAAAAAAACAACAACAATTTTAAAAGTGTTCTTACTTTTATTATTTACCACAAATACATTTTCCCAGAATTTTGAATGGGCCAACAGAATTGGATCTGCTACGCATGATGAAGGAGAAGAAGTCGTAGTAGATAACAATGGCAATGTTTATGCTATTGGATATTTTAAAGGTATATTGGAATTTGATCAACCTAATATTCCGCAATTAGAATCGAATGGCGATAGAGATATCCTTATTCAAAAAATGGACTCTAACGGAAGCCTGATCTGGGCTAAACATATTGGAGGAACAGAAGAAGATCTTGCCGCTTCAATGGTAATAGACAACTCAGATAATCTATACATTACGGGATCATTTCGTGGTACAATGGATTTTGATCCGGGAACAGGACAAACGCTTTTATCTTCGCAAGGAGAAGAAGATATTTTTGTTCTAAAAATGAATTCTGATGGCGACTTGCTATGGGCTAAAGGTATAGGAGGAACCGGAAAAGATGGCGGAAATAACCTTGCTCTAGATTCAGCAGGTTATGTATACACTACTGGCGAATATGTTGGAAGTGTAGATTTTGATCTGGGAGCAGGAGAAGCTATTTTAACAACAACGGCTAGACTCTCTTTTTTCATGCAAAAATTAGACACAAAAGGAAACCTTATCTGGGCAAAAGATTTCGGGTTTACACCTGAAGGGGCCATTGCTATAAGTGCTAATGGAGATATTTACAGAACAGGATATTATAGTGGCACTGTAGATTTCGATCCGGGAGCAGGAGAAACCATTTTGTCTCCAGTATCAACGCCAAATGCCCCGGGGCCTCTTCCAGATGCATTTATTCAGAAATTAGATGCCAATGCAGATTTAATCTGGGTAAAAAGTTATGGAGGACCAGGCTTTGAAGTTGGAGCTTCAATTGGTTTAGATGCTAATGGATATGTTTACACTACTGGTGGATTTGAAGGAACGATAGATTTTGATTTAGGACCTAAGCAAGTGTTTTTAACTGCCAAAGCTAATAACCCTCACTTTTGGTTACAAACCATGTTTATTCAAAAACTGGATGAAGACGGAAACCTTATTTGGGCTAAAGCTTCAGATGTAACCCCAGATGTTTCCATGAAAATTGACGATAATGGAAATATTTACAGAACAGGATACTTTTTAGGAACACAAGATTTCGATCCGGGATCTGCAACTGTTAGTTTAACAACAAAAGGAGGAGCGCAGGGAGATCTGTATGATGGCGATACCTTTATTCAAAAGTTAGATACTAATGGTAATTTTGTATGGGTTTCAAGTGTTGGAGGTAAAAGAGATGATTTTTCATATTCAATTGCCTTAGATGGAAATAACATATACACAACCGGTTTTTTTGGAGATACGGTAGACTTTAATCCAGAAATAGGCTCTTTTGATTTAAAGGCGAAAGGTTCTGGTGATATATTCGTTCAAAAATTGAGCGAAGTTGTTAAAGGAACTGGATCGGAAGAAGATGAAATGCCTATAGTGTTTCCTAATCCTGCAGACAAGATTCTTCATTTGAGCATGCCAGATTGTCAAGTAGCTGATAAGGATGGGCAGATAACTATTTTAGATGCCAATGGAATTGTCATTCCAATTACACCAATAGTAAGTAAAAATTCTAAGGCTTGTTTGGATTTTGAAGTAAGAGAGTTGGTACCAGGTTTATACTTTGTTAAAATAAGAAAAGGAGATCAAGTAACCATACTTAGGTTTATTAAAAAATAA
- a CDS encoding MATE family efflux transporter, translating into MQLKDYTKEFQYNWKLASPVMLGMLGHTFVSFIDNIMVGQLGTAELAAVSLGNSFMFIAMSLGIGFSTAITPLIAEADASKDFIKGKSSFKHGLFLCTVLGVLLFLMVFFAKPLMYLMKQPVEVVELAIPYLDLVAFSLIPLIIFQAFKQFSDGLSMTRYPMYSTLLANIVNVVLNYVLIFGKFGFPELGIVGAAYGTLASRIIMVWHLWFLLKGKEKSKAFVTNIKFFVLDKLMLNKIINLGAPSAMQMFFEVAIFTAAIWLSGLLGKNPQAANQIALNLSSMTFMVAMGLSVASMIRVGNQKGLKAYFELRRIAFSLFLMGTLLAFGFALLFFIFHNQLPKLYVDYDDAKNLIDNTEVVSIASKLLIAAAIFQISDSIQVLVLGALRGLQDVKIPTIITFVSYWLVGFPISWFFGKADAYGSFGIWLGLLAGLTTAAILLYIRFDYLTKKLINT; encoded by the coding sequence ATGCAATTAAAAGACTATACCAAAGAATTTCAATATAATTGGAAGTTAGCCTCCCCAGTTATGCTTGGTATGTTAGGTCATACCTTCGTAAGTTTTATCGATAACATTATGGTAGGACAGTTGGGAACGGCAGAACTCGCTGCGGTATCTTTAGGTAATAGTTTTATGTTTATAGCCATGTCTTTGGGCATTGGTTTTTCTACGGCTATTACACCTTTAATTGCAGAGGCAGACGCATCGAAAGATTTCATAAAGGGAAAATCTTCCTTTAAACATGGCTTGTTTTTATGTACTGTTTTAGGTGTGTTACTTTTTTTAATGGTGTTTTTTGCAAAACCACTCATGTATTTAATGAAACAACCGGTAGAGGTTGTAGAACTAGCAATACCATATTTAGATTTAGTAGCTTTTTCGTTAATTCCTTTAATTATTTTCCAAGCATTTAAACAATTTAGCGATGGGTTGTCTATGACTAGATACCCGATGTATTCTACATTATTGGCAAATATTGTAAATGTAGTTTTAAACTATGTATTAATTTTTGGAAAATTTGGGTTTCCCGAACTCGGTATAGTAGGAGCAGCTTATGGTACTTTGGCGTCGCGTATTATTATGGTCTGGCACTTATGGTTCTTGCTTAAAGGAAAAGAAAAATCTAAAGCATTTGTAACCAACATTAAGTTTTTTGTATTAGATAAACTGATGCTTAATAAAATAATCAACCTAGGGGCACCAAGTGCGATGCAGATGTTTTTTGAAGTAGCCATTTTTACAGCAGCCATATGGTTAAGCGGTTTATTGGGTAAAAATCCGCAAGCAGCAAACCAGATTGCCCTTAATTTATCGTCTATGACATTTATGGTAGCCATGGGATTAAGCGTCGCGTCTATGATTCGTGTTGGAAACCAAAAAGGATTAAAGGCTTATTTTGAATTGCGCCGCATTGCGTTTTCTTTATTTTTAATGGGAACATTGCTCGCCTTTGGGTTTGCTTTACTGTTTTTTATATTTCATAACCAGTTACCTAAGCTATATGTAGATTATGATGATGCAAAGAATTTAATCGATAATACCGAAGTGGTAAGCATTGCCTCTAAGTTGTTAATAGCTGCCGCTATATTTCAAATAAGTGACAGCATTCAAGTTTTGGTTTTAGGTGCGTTACGCGGATTACAAGACGTAAAAATACCAACCATTATTACATTTGTATCCTATTGGTTGGTTGGATTTCCAATAAGCTGGTTTTTTGGAAAAGCGGATGCTTATGGTAGTTTTGGTATTTGGCTAGGTTTATTAGCGGGGCTAACTACAGCAGCTATTTTGTTGTATATTCGATTCGATTATCTGACAAAAAAGTTGATTAATACTTGA